In Comamonadaceae bacterium OTU4NAUVB1, one DNA window encodes the following:
- a CDS encoding YsnF/AvaK domain-containing protein, translating to MNSVLVGMFDTRAAAEEARTRLLAAGFSPGHVTGSAPSTESGAGGEPATARAEDQGGIAGFFRSLFGNDDASNPHAGTYHEAFRRGGFGLTVESVADADMPRVGEIMEDCGAVDVDEREQQWRSDGWSGGASGATAARGAVGTLGSDVAAGETRTVNLVQENLAVGKRAVGKGGVRVFSRVVEVPVQETVHLREAHAEVERRVVDRPATEADFAAFQEGTIEVRNVAEEAVVSKSARVVGEVEIATQVTERDEVVRDTLRKTEVDVQPLDDAGGTGIAGGARATSHSGSATPAHRGSVADRDGVAASVGAHPVGTGVGALAGGAAAGAAVGTVAGPVGTAIGAAVGAVGGGLAGKEVAEEIDPAADSPARKPI from the coding sequence ATGAACTCCGTATTGGTTGGAATGTTCGACACCCGTGCCGCCGCCGAGGAAGCGCGCACCCGTCTGCTGGCGGCCGGCTTCTCGCCCGGGCACGTCACGGGCAGCGCCCCGTCCACGGAAAGCGGCGCGGGCGGCGAACCGGCCACCGCGCGCGCCGAGGACCAGGGCGGCATCGCCGGCTTCTTCCGCTCCCTCTTCGGCAACGACGACGCGTCGAATCCGCACGCGGGCACCTACCACGAGGCCTTCCGCCGGGGCGGCTTCGGCCTGACGGTCGAGTCCGTCGCGGACGCCGACATGCCGCGTGTCGGCGAGATCATGGAGGACTGCGGCGCCGTCGACGTCGACGAGCGCGAGCAGCAGTGGCGCAGCGACGGCTGGTCCGGTGGCGCGAGCGGCGCCACCGCCGCGCGAGGCGCCGTGGGCACGCTCGGCAGCGACGTCGCCGCGGGCGAGACGCGCACCGTGAACCTGGTGCAGGAAAACCTGGCCGTGGGCAAGCGCGCGGTGGGCAAGGGGGGCGTGCGCGTGTTCAGCCGCGTGGTCGAGGTGCCGGTCCAGGAAACGGTCCATCTGCGCGAGGCGCACGCCGAAGTCGAGCGCCGCGTCGTCGACCGGCCCGCGACGGAGGCGGATTTCGCGGCCTTCCAGGAAGGCACGATCGAAGTGCGCAACGTGGCCGAGGAGGCCGTCGTGAGCAAGTCGGCGCGCGTGGTGGGCGAGGTCGAGATCGCCACGCAGGTCACCGAACGCGACGAGGTGGTCCGCGACACGCTGCGCAAGACCGAGGTCGACGTCCAGCCGCTCGACGACGCCGGCGGGACCGGCATTGCCGGCGGTGCACGCGCCACCTCCCATTCGGGCTCGGCCACGCCCGCGCATCGCGGGAGCGTGGCCGATCGCGACGGTGTCGCGGCGTCCGTGGGCGCCCATCCGGTGGGCACCGGCGTGGGTGCGCTCGCCGGCGGCGCGGCGGCCGGTGCGGCGGTGGGCACGGTGGCCGGTCCGGTCGGAACCGCCATCGGTGCCGCGGTCGGCGCGGTCGGGGGCGGCCTGGCGGGCAAGGAAGTCGCCGAGGAGATCGATCCCGCCGCCGATTCACCGGCCCGCAAGCCGATCTGA
- a CDS encoding YsnF/AvaK domain-containing protein, with amino-acid sequence MNPERPPITAPVIDESLRIDKRQVDHGGWRIVRTVSEREEAVDEPLVAQTVHVERRAVGRLLPSLETPAARQEGDTLIVPVVEEVLVTEKRLMLREELHITRTASTRRHAETFVLRREDVAIERLDPDAPPADETP; translated from the coding sequence ATGAACCCAGAGCGCCCCCCCATCACGGCCCCGGTGATCGACGAATCGCTGCGCATCGACAAGCGCCAGGTCGACCACGGCGGCTGGCGCATCGTCAGGACGGTCAGCGAGCGCGAGGAGGCGGTGGACGAGCCGCTGGTGGCGCAGACCGTGCACGTCGAGCGCCGGGCCGTCGGACGCCTGCTGCCCTCGCTGGAGACACCGGCCGCCCGGCAGGAGGGCGACACGCTGATCGTCCCCGTCGTCGAGGAGGTGCTGGTCACCGAGAAGCGGCTGATGCTCAGGGAGGAACTCCACATCACGCGGACGGCGTCGACCCGGCGCCACGCGGAGACCTTCGTGCTGCGCCGCGAGGACGTCGCCATCGAACGACTCGATCCGGACGCCCCGCCGGCCGACGAGACACCTTAG
- a CDS encoding cation:proton antiporter produces MTFANWCLFLGLLLLIMSISDSLLKKLPFSSAAVYMILGIAAGPYGLQLLDLSMGIHDDAHLMEILTEVVVLVSLFAVGLKLPVRASQAPWRVPILLATVAMVITIGLTAAVGVALGGSLALSLLVGSLLAPTDPVLASEVQVAHGEDRDALRFGLTAEGGLNDGTAFPFVMLALGLMGYHELGPYGARWFGVDVLWAVVGGIGIGWLCGAGFTRAVIALRRHKGSAIGMESFLALGLIAVTYGLSIHASVYGFLAVFVAGLGMRGIEQEAVGAAAKADPGPDVRSPARLPATEVTNIALDFIEDLEKFAEMAAMLVIGSLLTLEMVTWQNALLAASLLFVIRPLSVFAVTWRSGWTRSQRRIGAWMGVRGVGSMYYLAFVLTHDLGLDPLAEQVTGVVLFTIAASVVLHGVSATPIMTLYRDRRRRGRRGDERVS; encoded by the coding sequence ATGACCTTTGCCAATTGGTGTCTCTTTCTCGGTTTGCTGCTGCTGATCATGTCGATCTCCGACAGCCTGCTCAAGAAATTGCCGTTCAGTTCCGCGGCCGTCTACATGATCCTCGGGATCGCCGCCGGACCCTACGGACTGCAATTGCTCGACCTGAGCATGGGCATCCACGACGATGCCCACCTGATGGAGATCCTCACGGAAGTGGTGGTGCTGGTGTCGCTGTTCGCCGTCGGGCTGAAGCTGCCGGTGCGCGCGTCGCAGGCGCCCTGGCGCGTGCCCATCCTGCTGGCCACGGTGGCCATGGTGATCACGATCGGCCTGACCGCGGCGGTCGGCGTCGCCCTCGGCGGGTCCCTGGCCCTCTCGCTGCTGGTGGGCTCGCTGCTCGCGCCGACCGATCCCGTGCTGGCGTCCGAGGTCCAGGTCGCGCACGGCGAGGACCGCGACGCCCTCCGGTTCGGACTGACGGCCGAAGGCGGGCTCAACGACGGCACCGCGTTCCCGTTCGTCATGCTGGCCCTGGGCCTGATGGGCTACCACGAGCTCGGGCCCTACGGCGCGAGATGGTTCGGCGTGGACGTGCTGTGGGCGGTCGTCGGCGGCATCGGCATCGGCTGGCTCTGCGGCGCCGGCTTCACGCGCGCGGTCATCGCGCTGCGCCGGCACAAGGGCTCGGCGATCGGCATGGAGAGTTTCCTGGCGCTGGGGCTGATCGCGGTCACCTACGGGCTGTCCATCCACGCGTCGGTCTACGGTTTCCTGGCGGTGTTCGTGGCCGGACTGGGCATGCGGGGCATCGAGCAGGAGGCCGTCGGCGCGGCGGCCAAGGCCGATCCGGGCCCGGACGTGCGTTCGCCCGCCCGGCTTCCCGCCACCGAGGTCACCAACATCGCGCTGGACTTCATCGAGGATCTGGAGAAGTTCGCGGAGATGGCGGCGATGCTGGTCATCGGCAGCCTGCTGACGCTGGAGATGGTGACCTGGCAGAACGCGCTGCTGGCGGCCAGCCTGCTGTTCGTGATCCGGCCCCTGTCGGTCTTCGCGGTGACCTGGCGCAGCGGCTGGACGCGCTCGCAGCGACGCATCGGCGCCTGGATGGGCGTTCGCGGGGTCGGCTCGATGTACTACCTGGCCTTCGTGCTGACCCACGATCTCGGCCTGGATCCGTTGGCCGAGCAGGTGACGGGGGTGGTGCTGTTCACGATCGCCGCCTCCGTGGTGCTGCACGGCGTCTCGGCCACGCCGATCATGACGCTCTACCGCGACCGGCGGCGGCGCGGCCGTCGCGGGGACGAGCGCGTGTCCTGA
- a CDS encoding ABC transporter substrate-binding protein, whose translation MTTALDPALVQAFAPTGVLRASINLGNPILANTDPATGAPGGVSVDLARAFAERLGVGLDLVVFDAAGKSVEAVADERADIGFFAIDPVRGAQIAFTDAYVHIEGAYLVRDASPLRDNDAVDRPGTRVVVGKGSAYDLYLTRELKQAAIVRAPTSPTVVATFLEQDLDVAAGVKQQLEADAARHPGLRLLPGRFMVIRQAMGCPKSRGEAAARVLGDFVEAMKASGFVGDALRRHGIEGASVAPAADGRPAA comes from the coding sequence ATGACCACCGCCCTCGATCCCGCCCTCGTCCAGGCCTTCGCCCCCACCGGCGTGCTGCGCGCGTCCATCAACCTGGGCAACCCGATCCTCGCCAACACCGACCCGGCCACGGGCGCGCCCGGCGGCGTCTCGGTCGACCTGGCGCGCGCCTTCGCCGAGCGCCTGGGCGTCGGGCTGGACCTGGTGGTGTTCGACGCCGCCGGCAAGTCGGTGGAGGCCGTGGCCGACGAACGCGCCGACATCGGCTTCTTCGCCATCGACCCGGTGCGCGGCGCGCAGATCGCCTTCACCGACGCCTATGTCCACATCGAGGGCGCCTACCTCGTGCGCGACGCCTCGCCGCTGCGCGACAACGACGCGGTCGACCGCCCCGGCACGCGCGTGGTCGTCGGCAAGGGCAGCGCCTACGACCTGTACCTGACGCGCGAGCTGAAGCAGGCTGCCATCGTGCGCGCGCCCACCTCGCCGACGGTGGTCGCGACCTTCCTGGAACAGGACCTCGACGTCGCCGCCGGCGTGAAGCAGCAGCTGGAGGCCGACGCCGCCCGGCACCCCGGCCTGCGCCTGCTGCCCGGGCGCTTCATGGTGATCCGCCAGGCGATGGGGTGCCCGAAGTCGCGCGGCGAGGCCGCCGCCCGGGTGCTGGGCGATTTCGTCGAGGCGATGAAGGCCAGCGGCTTCGTCGGCGACGCATTGCGCCGCCACGGCATCGAGGGCGCCTCGGTCGCGCCGGCCGCCGACGGCCGGCCGGCGGCATAG
- a CDS encoding S9 family peptidase, producing MPQPFTVQDLHLHHQITDIHCAPGLDLAACTVRSVDRANDRYVSRIWAFGLDGSPPRPMTREQGLDDTPRWSPSGDRLAFLSGRDGASPQVWLMRRDGGEACQLGRFDESVTQLRWAPHGRSLVVCAAVRVDPELRGAPASGPVPERKVSAPEIAWRLPYKEDGIGYLLQRQIHLFSLDAQCGDHVAITRGAFDVMAFDIAADGGRIAYSRSREGRFAHATDLWVCDIEGREHRRLTHDHAIVMQPVWSPDGRFIAFTGATQDGDAEPKLWLVDVASGAVRMMGDASFDVADPLSVQWTRDGAAIVCTRAWRGRHHIVSIAVPSGDVEVLVAGDRQLGAFGLTERHFVYAVAHPSLPSELWASAREGGGEVQVSDLNPWWRDRTPIEAEVRSFEVPDGQGATETIEGWLLRQRGATGAGPLLDDMHGGPASYALLDFDTNVFWQVLCARGWSVLALNAVGSSSYGRAFCQRLAGHWGEHDLPQHLAAIARLQRDGVADDRVACSGKSYGGYLSAWATGHTDRFRAAVVMAPVGNIETHYGTSDGGYYADPYYLATAPRFDRGRARALSPLHHIEQSRTPTLFLQGKEDERCPKCQSEELFVSLARAGDTPTELILYPGEHHGFLGSGAPACREDAARRIVDWVCRHAAPAGPG from the coding sequence ATGCCGCAACCCTTCACCGTGCAGGACCTCCACCTGCATCACCAGATCACCGACATCCACTGCGCGCCGGGCCTCGACCTGGCCGCCTGCACGGTCCGTTCGGTCGATCGCGCGAACGACCGCTACGTCTCCCGGATCTGGGCCTTCGGCCTGGACGGCTCGCCCCCCCGCCCCATGACGCGGGAACAGGGGCTGGACGACACGCCGCGCTGGTCGCCCAGTGGCGACCGGCTCGCCTTCCTGTCGGGCCGGGACGGCGCCTCGCCCCAGGTCTGGCTGATGCGCCGCGACGGCGGCGAGGCGTGCCAGCTCGGCCGCTTCGACGAATCGGTGACGCAGCTGCGGTGGGCGCCGCACGGCCGCTCGCTGGTGGTGTGCGCGGCGGTCCGGGTGGACCCGGAACTGCGCGGCGCCCCGGCGTCCGGGCCGGTGCCCGAGCGCAAGGTCTCCGCGCCCGAGATCGCCTGGCGGCTGCCCTACAAGGAGGACGGCATCGGCTACCTCCTGCAGCGCCAGATCCATCTGTTCTCGCTCGACGCGCAGTGCGGCGACCACGTCGCGATCACGCGGGGCGCGTTCGACGTCATGGCCTTCGACATCGCCGCCGACGGCGGGCGGATCGCCTATTCACGCTCGCGCGAGGGCCGCTTCGCGCACGCCACCGACCTGTGGGTGTGCGACATCGAGGGCCGCGAACACCGCCGGCTGACGCACGACCACGCCATCGTGATGCAGCCGGTCTGGTCGCCGGACGGGCGCTTCATCGCCTTCACCGGCGCCACCCAGGACGGCGACGCGGAGCCCAAGCTGTGGCTGGTCGACGTCGCCAGCGGCGCGGTGCGGATGATGGGCGACGCGTCGTTCGATGTCGCCGATCCGCTGTCGGTCCAGTGGACGCGCGACGGCGCGGCCATCGTGTGCACGCGCGCCTGGCGGGGCCGCCACCACATCGTGTCGATCGCCGTGCCGAGCGGCGACGTCGAGGTCCTGGTCGCGGGCGACCGGCAGCTCGGCGCCTTCGGGCTGACCGAGCGGCACTTCGTCTACGCCGTCGCGCACCCGTCTCTGCCCAGCGAACTCTGGGCGTCGGCGCGCGAGGGCGGCGGCGAGGTGCAGGTCAGCGACCTGAACCCCTGGTGGCGCGACCGCACGCCGATCGAGGCGGAGGTCCGTTCCTTCGAGGTCCCCGACGGCCAGGGCGCCACCGAGACGATCGAGGGCTGGCTGCTGCGCCAGCGCGGCGCCACCGGCGCGGGCCCCCTGCTCGACGACATGCACGGTGGCCCGGCGAGCTACGCCCTGCTCGACTTCGACACCAACGTGTTCTGGCAGGTCCTGTGCGCGCGCGGCTGGTCGGTGCTGGCGCTCAACGCGGTGGGCTCGTCGAGCTACGGCCGCGCGTTCTGCCAGCGGCTGGCCGGCCACTGGGGCGAGCACGACCTGCCGCAGCACCTCGCCGCCATCGCGCGACTGCAGCGCGACGGCGTCGCGGACGACCGGGTGGCGTGCTCGGGCAAGTCCTACGGCGGCTACCTGAGCGCCTGGGCCACCGGCCACACGGACCGTTTCCGGGCCGCCGTGGTGATGGCGCCGGTGGGCAACATCGAGACCCACTACGGGACGTCGGACGGCGGCTACTACGCCGACCCCTACTACCTCGCCACCGCCCCGCGCTTCGATCGCGGACGCGCCCGGGCGCTGTCGCCGCTGCACCACATCGAGCAATCGCGCACGCCCACCCTGTTCCTGCAGGGCAAGGAGGACGAACGCTGTCCCAAGTGCCAGTCGGAGGAACTGTTCGTAAGCCTCGCGCGGGCGGGCGACACGCCGACCGAACTCATCCTCTATCCCGGGGAGCACCACGGCTTCCTGGGCAGCGGCGCCCCGGCCTGCCGGGAGGATGCGGCCCGACGGATCGTCGACTGGGTCTGCCGCCACGCCGCACCGGCCGGGCCGGGCTGA
- a CDS encoding NAD(P)/FAD-dependent oxidoreductase, translating to MQILDTGGPEADARVDVAIVGGGPGGLTAALYLARFRRTVALIDANQSRAAKIARSHNVPGFPEGIAGATLLASLRSQLAPYPVRTVMATVERVEREADGFRVRWGSGDVRARLLLATGVTDIAPAMPHLLEALRTGALRYCPVCDGYEVIDRAVGVFADGPAGVAEAVYLRHFSADVVLFMEGGARALAPAERERLARASIACPEEPVRSIRHWNDRVTVVHGERETRRDALYCALGVDVHAHLARALGATTREGGYVAVDAHHASDVDGLYAIGDVAQGLNQIAVAAGGAAVAASAMHRRLGTRGMPVAPADHPRPGAAP from the coding sequence ATGCAAATCCTGGACACCGGTGGCCCCGAGGCCGACGCGCGCGTCGATGTCGCGATCGTGGGCGGCGGCCCGGGCGGCCTGACCGCCGCCCTCTACCTCGCGCGCTTTCGGCGCACGGTGGCGCTGATCGACGCCAACCAGAGCCGCGCCGCGAAGATCGCGCGCTCCCACAACGTCCCGGGCTTCCCCGAAGGCATCGCCGGCGCCACGCTGCTCGCGTCGCTGCGCAGCCAGCTGGCGCCCTACCCGGTGCGCACGGTGATGGCCACGGTGGAGCGCGTGGAACGCGAGGCGGACGGCTTCCGGGTGCGCTGGGGCAGCGGGGACGTGCGTGCGCGGCTGCTGCTGGCCACCGGCGTCACCGACATCGCCCCGGCCATGCCCCACCTGCTGGAGGCGCTGCGCACCGGCGCGTTGCGCTACTGCCCGGTGTGCGACGGCTACGAGGTCATCGACCGTGCCGTCGGCGTGTTCGCGGACGGCCCGGCCGGGGTGGCCGAGGCCGTCTACCTGCGGCATTTCTCCGCCGACGTCGTGCTGTTCATGGAAGGCGGCGCGCGGGCGCTCGCGCCGGCGGAGCGCGAGCGGCTGGCCCGGGCCAGCATCGCGTGTCCCGAGGAGCCCGTGCGCAGCATCCGCCACTGGAACGACCGCGTGACGGTGGTCCACGGCGAGCGCGAGACGCGCCGCGACGCGCTCTATTGCGCCCTGGGGGTGGACGTGCACGCGCACCTCGCCCGCGCGCTGGGCGCGACGACGCGCGAGGGCGGCTACGTGGCCGTGGACGCGCACCACGCGAGCGACGTCGACGGGCTCTACGCGATCGGCGACGTCGCCCAGGGACTCAACCAGATCGCCGTCGCCGCCGGCGGGGCCGCCGTCGCCGCCTCGGCGATGCACCGCCGCCTGGGCACGCGCGGCATGCCCGTGGCCCCCGCCGATCATCCCCGACCTGGAGCCGCGCCATGA
- a CDS encoding DUF2244 domain-containing protein produces MSEAVERREANEPNGPNEPSEPSGPTEPRQWKLTRNCAMSPRRLGLQVGAIASVIGAVGGGFWWLGYPGVAVFCGIEVLFLVGAVRVYAQHAVDGERIRLDRDALWIESVNGGEVRACALHPAWVRLEHREGSAPTLRCGGMRVRVGRHVGDAQRRRFVAECAEALAAIRAGRPGA; encoded by the coding sequence ATGAGCGAAGCCGTCGAGCGCCGCGAGGCGAACGAGCCGAATGGGCCGAACGAACCGAGTGAGCCGAGTGGGCCGACCGAGCCCAGGCAGTGGAAGCTCACGCGCAACTGCGCGATGTCGCCACGCCGGCTGGGCCTGCAGGTCGGGGCGATCGCCTCGGTGATCGGCGCGGTCGGCGGCGGCTTCTGGTGGCTCGGCTATCCAGGGGTCGCGGTGTTCTGCGGGATCGAGGTGCTGTTCCTCGTCGGCGCCGTGCGGGTCTACGCGCAGCACGCCGTGGACGGCGAACGCATCCGGCTGGACCGCGACGCCCTGTGGATCGAATCCGTGAACGGCGGCGAGGTGCGCGCCTGCGCGCTGCACCCGGCCTGGGTGCGGCTGGAACACCGGGAGGGCTCGGCGCCGACGCTGCGCTGCGGCGGGATGCGCGTGCGGGTGGGCCGCCACGTCGGCGACGCGCAGCGCCGCCGGTTCGTGGCCGAGTGCGCCGAGGCGCTGGCCGCCATCCGCGCGGGCCGCCCCGGTGCCTGA
- the ctaD gene encoding cytochrome c oxidase subunit I → MSTSTLDAHATPHEEPHAVPVGWRRWLLATNHKDIGTLYLLFSLTMLMVGGVLALAIRAELFRPGLQILNPELYNQFVTMHGLIMVFGAIMPAFVGFANWMVPLEIGASDMAFARMNNFSFWLLPPAAILLVAPFFTAAGSIGAGWTLYPPLSLQMGPGMDFGIFAIHVMGASSIMGAINIIVTILNMRAPGMTLMKMPMFCWSWLITAYLLIAVMPVLAGAVTMLLTDRHFGTTFFAPSGGGDPVLFQHIFWFFGHPEVYIMILPAFGIVSQVVPAFSRKKLFGYASMVYALGAIAILSFIVWAHHMFTTGMPVTGQLFFMYTTMLVAVPTAVKVFNWVATMWQGSISMETPMLWAAGFIFVFSMGGFTGLILAVAPIDIQVHDTHYVIAHFHYVLVAGSLFAMFSGFYYWVPKWTGVMYSERRGQTHFWLSLVSFNVAFFPLHFLGLAGMPRRYVDYPMQFADFNAIASAGAFFFGFAQAYFVLFVVVPALRKRGEPAPAKPWEGAEGLEWEVPSPAPFHTFETPPRLDVTATRVIG, encoded by the coding sequence ATGAGCACCTCCACCCTCGATGCCCACGCCACCCCGCACGAAGAACCGCACGCGGTCCCGGTGGGCTGGCGCCGCTGGCTGCTCGCGACCAACCACAAGGACATCGGCACGCTCTACCTGCTGTTCAGCCTGACCATGCTGATGGTCGGCGGCGTGCTGGCCCTGGCGATCCGCGCCGAACTCTTCCGGCCCGGCCTGCAGATCCTCAACCCCGAGCTCTACAACCAGTTCGTGACCATGCACGGCCTGATCATGGTGTTCGGCGCGATCATGCCGGCCTTCGTGGGCTTCGCGAACTGGATGGTGCCGCTGGAGATCGGCGCTTCCGACATGGCCTTCGCCAGGATGAACAACTTCAGCTTCTGGCTGCTGCCGCCGGCGGCGATCCTGCTGGTGGCGCCGTTCTTCACGGCCGCCGGCTCGATCGGCGCGGGCTGGACGCTGTACCCGCCGCTGAGCCTGCAGATGGGCCCGGGCATGGACTTCGGCATCTTCGCCATCCACGTGATGGGGGCGAGTTCGATCATGGGCGCGATCAACATCATCGTCACCATCCTCAACATGCGCGCGCCCGGCATGACGCTGATGAAGATGCCCATGTTCTGCTGGTCGTGGCTGATCACCGCCTACCTGCTCATCGCGGTCATGCCGGTGCTCGCCGGCGCCGTCACGATGCTGCTGACCGACCGCCACTTCGGCACCACCTTCTTCGCGCCCTCGGGTGGCGGCGACCCGGTGCTGTTCCAGCACATCTTCTGGTTCTTCGGCCACCCGGAGGTCTACATCATGATCCTGCCGGCCTTCGGCATCGTGAGCCAGGTGGTGCCGGCGTTCTCGCGCAAGAAGCTCTTCGGCTACGCCTCCATGGTCTACGCGCTCGGCGCCATCGCGATCCTGTCGTTCATCGTGTGGGCGCACCACATGTTCACCACCGGCATGCCGGTGACGGGCCAGCTGTTCTTCATGTACACGACGATGCTGGTGGCGGTGCCCACGGCGGTGAAGGTCTTCAACTGGGTGGCCACGATGTGGCAGGGCTCGATCTCCATGGAGACGCCGATGCTGTGGGCGGCCGGCTTCATCTTCGTCTTCAGCATGGGCGGCTTCACCGGGCTGATCCTGGCGGTGGCGCCGATCGACATCCAGGTCCACGACACCCACTACGTGATCGCCCATTTCCACTACGTGCTGGTGGCGGGTTCGCTGTTCGCGATGTTCTCGGGGTTCTACTACTGGGTGCCGAAGTGGACCGGGGTGATGTACAGCGAGCGCCGTGGCCAGACGCACTTCTGGCTGTCGCTGGTGAGCTTCAACGTGGCGTTCTTCCCGCTCCACTTCCTGGGCCTGGCGGGCATGCCCCGGCGTTACGTGGACTATCCGATGCAGTTCGCGGATTTCAACGCCATCGCGAGCGCCGGGGCGTTCTTCTTCGGCTTCGCGCAGGCCTACTTCGTGCTCTTCGTGGTGGTGCCGGCGCTGCGCAAGCGGGGCGAGCCCGCGCCCGCCAAGCCCTGGGAGGGCGCCGAGGGACTCGAATGGGAGGTGCCTTCCCCCGCGCCCTTCCACACCTTCGAGACGCCGCCGCGCCTGGACGTCACGGCGACGCGCGTGATCGGCTGA
- a CDS encoding FAD-dependent oxidoreductase, protein MSRTSLLRTAAVPPPSVETVPETARGHHDVLAPTVVVGGGAAGLELVTRLTRQARRGGGAPAPVVLVDRVLDHVWKPRLHEIATAMQSRAAAASSFLGHASAHGYRYEIGALEQVDPVGRTVTLGPVVGPQGQDVLPARTIPYGRLVLALGSEENDFGTPGARAHCHFLNDPEQATRIRDALLVGAFRVARGQQAGLSVVVVGGGATGVELCAEIHHAIDALRVHEPALDDTRIRLVVVEGADRLLSSNPPEVSAHAARALERRNVEIVLGDRVASIDAHGVLLRSGRRIDADLRIWTAGIRGPRVFERIPVLPITRSGRVRVDGRLRCVGLPDVHAIGDCAEWVDPATGHPAPYTAQVASAQARYLAEALRAGPGGADAPDFHFESAGAIVSLGDRAAAGNLTTRFGRRSHDRIVQGLSAKLVYAALYRQHELAIHGWRGALRRLLGDWLGRTRQPDLKLH, encoded by the coding sequence ATGTCCAGAACCTCGCTCCTGCGCACCGCCGCCGTCCCGCCGCCGTCCGTGGAGACCGTCCCGGAGACGGCGCGCGGCCACCACGACGTGCTCGCGCCGACCGTGGTCGTCGGCGGCGGCGCCGCCGGGCTGGAACTCGTGACCCGGCTGACCCGCCAGGCCCGGCGCGGGGGTGGCGCGCCGGCCCCCGTGGTGCTGGTCGACCGGGTCCTGGACCACGTGTGGAAGCCCCGCCTGCACGAGATCGCCACCGCCATGCAGAGCCGGGCCGCCGCGGCGAGTTCGTTCCTCGGCCACGCGAGCGCGCACGGCTACCGCTACGAGATCGGCGCGCTCGAACAGGTCGATCCGGTGGGCCGCACCGTCACGCTGGGCCCGGTCGTCGGCCCCCAGGGCCAGGACGTGCTGCCGGCGCGGACGATCCCCTACGGCCGGCTGGTGCTGGCGCTGGGCAGCGAGGAGAACGATTTCGGCACGCCCGGCGCGCGCGCCCACTGCCACTTCCTCAACGACCCCGAACAGGCGACGCGGATCCGCGACGCGCTGCTGGTGGGCGCCTTCCGGGTGGCGCGCGGCCAGCAGGCGGGCCTCTCGGTGGTCGTCGTCGGCGGCGGCGCGACCGGGGTCGAGCTGTGCGCCGAGATCCACCATGCGATCGACGCCCTGCGCGTCCACGAGCCGGCGCTGGACGACACGCGCATCCGCCTCGTGGTCGTCGAAGGCGCCGATCGCCTGCTGAGTTCGAACCCGCCCGAGGTCTCCGCCCATGCCGCCCGGGCGCTCGAGCGGCGCAACGTGGAGATCGTCCTGGGCGACCGGGTCGCGAGCATCGACGCGCACGGCGTCCTCCTGCGCAGCGGCCGGCGCATCGATGCGGACCTGCGCATCTGGACGGCGGGGATCCGTGGCCCGCGGGTCTTCGAACGCATCCCGGTCCTGCCGATCACCCGCTCGGGCCGGGTGCGGGTGGACGGCCGGCTGCGGTGCGTGGGACTGCCCGACGTCCACGCCATCGGCGACTGCGCCGAGTGGGTCGATCCCGCCACCGGCCACCCGGCGCCCTACACGGCGCAGGTCGCGTCGGCCCAGGCGCGCTACCTGGCCGAGGCGCTGCGCGCCGGGCCCGGCGGGGCCGACGCGCCGGACTTCCATTTCGAGAGCGCGGGCGCGATCGTCTCGCTGGGCGACCGCGCGGCGGCCGGCAACCTGACGACCCGCTTCGGGCGCCGCAGCCACGACCGCATCGTCCAGGGGCTGAGCGCGAAGCTGGTCTACGCCGCCCTCTACCGCCAGCACGAACTGGCCATCCACGGCTGGCGCGGCGCCCTGCGCCGGCTGCTGGGCGACTGGCTCGGCCGCACCCGCCAGCCGGACCTGAAGCTGCATTGA